A section of the Castanea sativa cultivar Marrone di Chiusa Pesio chromosome 12, ASM4071231v1 genome encodes:
- the LOC142618945 gene encoding uncharacterized protein LOC142618945: MQQRKSAFGRPSGTDGSDFSYRMVVDSRYQKVAKGKSRLYALIFIQAVIHSIGAVYTFLTTLKEGPDRLAISTIVIGFLSFIIGELGRRRSRVSFLKVYIVASTAATLLWIAYVAKSNFALEVIQDPSNWEKYKFELLETARILIGLLIQIFTIGTTISLIGNMSPPKRAS, from the exons ATGCAGCAGAGAAAATCAGCATTTGGAAGACCTTCTGGGACGGACGGCTCAGATTTCTCCTATCGTATGGTCGTCGATTCAC GGTATCAAAAGGTAGCAAAAGGGAAGTCTCGTCTCTACGCTCTGATTTTCATTCAG GCGGTCATTCATTCAATTGGAGCTGTATACACATTTCTGACAACATTAAAGGAGGGTCCTGATAGACTTGCTATTTCAACTATCGTCattggttttctttctttcataatAGGGGAATTAG GTCGAAGACGTAGCCGAGTGAGTTTCTTAAAAGTTTACATTGTTGCATCTACTGCAGCAACACTTCTCTGGATTGCTTATGTAGCTAAGAGCAATTTTGCATTAGAG GTTATCCAAGATCCAAGTAACTGGgaaaaatataagtttgaaCTTTTGGAGACTGCTCGCATTCTAATTG GATTGCTGATACAAATATTTACAATTGGAACAACAATTTCTCTTATTGGTAACATGTCTCCTCCCAAAAGGGCCTCTTAA